From Spirosoma aerolatum, one genomic window encodes:
- the ubiE gene encoding bifunctional demethylmenaquinone methyltransferase/2-methoxy-6-polyprenyl-1,4-benzoquinol methylase UbiE, which produces MAVVPYKDKDTSKREQVAEMFDSISPKYDLLNHVLSGGIDILWRKRAIRELKPYAPKTILDIATGTGDFALEALALKPKKIIGVDISEGMLSIGREKMKKRGVDSVIDLRTGDSERLPFADNEFDAVIVSFGVRNFENLLKGLTDMHRVTRPGGVCVVLEFSNPRQFPFKQLYSFYSRTILPLIGRVVSKDASAYTYLPESVQAFPDGPDFLRIYEAAGFTTTKWIPLTFGVASIYIGHKQA; this is translated from the coding sequence ATGGCTGTTGTTCCTTATAAAGATAAAGATACGTCGAAGCGCGAACAGGTTGCAGAGATGTTCGATAGCATTTCGCCCAAGTACGATTTACTAAATCACGTACTGAGCGGAGGGATTGATATTCTTTGGCGTAAACGGGCGATTCGTGAATTAAAGCCGTACGCTCCCAAAACGATTCTGGACATTGCCACCGGTACCGGCGATTTTGCCCTCGAAGCCCTGGCATTGAAGCCCAAAAAAATTATCGGTGTCGATATTTCGGAGGGCATGCTCTCGATCGGGCGCGAAAAAATGAAGAAACGCGGTGTCGATTCTGTTATTGACCTGCGCACGGGCGATTCAGAACGTTTACCGTTTGCAGACAATGAATTCGATGCTGTCATCGTTTCGTTTGGTGTACGCAATTTCGAGAATCTGCTCAAAGGCTTAACCGACATGCACCGTGTAACACGTCCGGGTGGCGTTTGTGTGGTACTGGAATTTTCGAATCCACGTCAGTTTCCGTTTAAACAACTTTATTCGTTTTACTCCCGAACTATTCTGCCGCTCATCGGGCGCGTGGTAAGCAAAGACGCATCGGCCTATACCTACCTGCCCGAATCCGTGCAGGCTTTTCCCGATGGTCCCGACTTTCTGCGGATTTATGAAGCAGCCGGATTTACAACTACTAAATGGATACCGCTTACTTTTGGCGTTGCCTCAATTTACATAGGTCACAAGCAGGCTTAG
- the porT gene encoding type IX secretion/gliding motility protein PorT/SprT — MNRIGRTVRSLSVTVVLGLLLTVHSQAQTSYKYVRKHLERYDEKEIHYGFFFAAPVTRFSVTYSPEFMTADSAYRIHSPNKPAFRVGGVINLFLDDRFDLRFTPSVSLFSREVHYDYPGGTSKTETRESTWVDFPLLLKYKSERRNNTRMYLLAGGTFSIESNVRRKELQGASRLSTGTMDFAIEYGIGLEQFFEYFKLAPELRFSHGLVNLFNPTNNAAGVGISKLTTHSVTLYLNFE; from the coding sequence ATGAATAGGATAGGTCGGACGGTGCGATCACTGAGCGTAACTGTTGTACTTGGCTTACTACTGACGGTTCACAGCCAGGCCCAGACATCGTACAAATACGTTCGTAAACACCTCGAACGTTACGACGAAAAGGAAATCCATTACGGGTTTTTCTTTGCCGCTCCGGTTACACGGTTCAGCGTAACCTACAGCCCTGAGTTTATGACAGCCGATTCAGCCTACCGGATTCACTCACCCAATAAACCCGCTTTTCGAGTCGGTGGGGTCATCAATCTCTTTCTGGATGATCGGTTTGATCTCCGCTTTACGCCGTCGGTATCTTTGTTCAGCCGGGAGGTACACTACGATTATCCGGGTGGCACTTCCAAAACTGAAACCCGCGAGTCGACCTGGGTCGATTTTCCACTGTTACTCAAATACAAATCTGAACGGCGCAACAATACACGCATGTATCTGTTGGCTGGTGGAACGTTTAGTATTGAAAGTAATGTGCGTCGAAAAGAGCTTCAGGGGGCTAGTCGGCTGAGTACCGGAACGATGGATTTTGCGATTGAATACGGTATTGGTCTGGAGCAGTTTTTTGAATACTTCAAGCTGGCACCTGAACTACGCTTTTCGCATGGCCTCGTCAATCTGTTTAATCCAACCAATAATGCGGCTGGCGTTGGTATCAGTAAATTGACTACTCATTCGGTTACCTTATACCTTAACTTCGAATAG
- a CDS encoding dipeptidase gives MLPITLYTLLVLSFAGPRPSGGDDPVAKKVHKIHQRVLTLDTHADAPIMMKKDGFDVGQTHDTKRDQSQIDFPRMKQGGMDAMFFAVYTSQGPRTSEGHADAKRDALNQFDLIHQALKKYPNLAELATSPADAYRIQKAGKRAVFIGMENGYPVGDDLSMLQKYYDLGARYITLTHFANNLIGDSSTDPDGPMYGGLSDFGKKVVAEMNRLGILIDVSHVADSTFYDALALSKAPMIASHSNCRAICDFPRNMTDDMIKALAAKGGVVQVNFVSDYLKKPSDAHRAAKTKIRMSRVGKVSTPEMEARIQAMSDSVSKVYASERASLSDIVDHIDHIVKLVGIDHVGIGSDFDGGGGVNGLEDVSQIENLTAELVRRNYSEADIAKIWGGNLLRVLGQAKVTQ, from the coding sequence ATGCTTCCAATTACTTTATATACGCTACTCGTCCTGAGTTTCGCTGGCCCCCGTCCGTCAGGTGGCGATGATCCGGTGGCGAAAAAAGTTCATAAGATTCATCAGCGCGTGCTGACGCTCGATACGCATGCCGATGCACCGATCATGATGAAAAAAGACGGCTTCGACGTCGGCCAGACGCACGATACCAAACGGGATCAGTCGCAGATCGATTTCCCACGTATGAAACAGGGTGGAATGGATGCCATGTTTTTTGCCGTATATACTTCGCAGGGGCCACGCACATCCGAAGGCCATGCCGATGCCAAACGCGATGCGCTGAACCAGTTCGACCTGATTCATCAGGCTCTGAAAAAATACCCCAATCTGGCCGAATTAGCCACCTCTCCGGCTGATGCCTATCGAATTCAGAAAGCGGGCAAACGGGCGGTATTTATCGGTATGGAAAATGGCTATCCCGTCGGCGATGACCTGTCGATGCTCCAGAAGTATTATGACCTGGGCGCTCGCTACATCACCCTTACACACTTTGCCAACAACCTGATCGGCGATTCATCGACTGACCCTGACGGGCCGATGTATGGCGGATTAAGCGATTTTGGCAAAAAAGTCGTAGCTGAAATGAACCGGCTGGGTATCCTGATCGATGTATCACACGTAGCCGATAGCACGTTTTACGATGCACTGGCTTTGTCGAAAGCACCGATGATTGCTTCTCACTCGAACTGTCGGGCCATTTGCGATTTTCCGCGTAATATGACCGATGATATGATTAAGGCACTGGCGGCCAAAGGAGGGGTAGTACAGGTGAATTTTGTGAGCGATTACCTAAAAAAACCGTCGGATGCCCACCGGGCCGCTAAAACCAAAATACGGATGTCGCGGGTTGGTAAAGTATCAACACCAGAAATGGAAGCCCGCATTCAGGCCATGAGCGATTCGGTATCCAAAGTGTATGCGTCGGAGCGAGCCAGCCTATCCGACATTGTCGATCATATCGATCATATTGTCAAACTGGTCGGTATTGACCATGTCGGTATTGGTTCCGATTTCGATGGCGGTGGTGGCGTAAATGGACTGGAAGATGTGAGCCAGATCGAGAACCTGACCGCCGAACTGGTTCGGCGGAACTACTCAGAAGCCGACATCGCCAAAATCTGGGGTGGCAATCTCCTGCGAGTACTAGGCCAGGCAAAAGTCACTCAATAA
- a CDS encoding ABA4-like family protein, with protein sequence MSPETAFQIASTLVLPQWLLMAFAPRWLVTRWLMNSYLIPVFIAVIYLVYLFGDGIIDFGAFGSLAGIKRLFATGSNGVILAAWVHYLAFDLVAGSVIVRDAQEKNIPHWLIILPLMFCFMLGPVGLLLYWIIRLIRTRRLSI encoded by the coding sequence ATGTCGCCCGAAACCGCTTTTCAGATCGCGAGTACGCTTGTGCTGCCTCAGTGGTTGCTGATGGCCTTTGCCCCACGCTGGCTGGTAACGCGCTGGCTGATGAACAGCTACCTAATTCCGGTATTTATTGCTGTTATTTACCTCGTTTATCTGTTTGGCGATGGCATTATTGATTTTGGTGCCTTCGGGTCACTGGCGGGTATCAAACGGCTATTTGCTACCGGAAGCAATGGAGTTATACTGGCCGCCTGGGTGCACTACCTTGCTTTCGATTTGGTCGCTGGCAGTGTTATCGTGCGGGATGCGCAGGAGAAAAACATCCCACACTGGCTCATTATACTTCCATTGATGTTCTGTTTTATGCTCGGCCCGGTGGGGTTACTCCTATACTGGATCATTCGGTTGATTCGAACGCGCCGACTGTCAATCTAA
- a CDS encoding Gfo/Idh/MocA family protein — MNRSDFLKTSALAGATLITDPTQVRAFITRQPAQKYRTALIGAGWWGNNILRCAVQAGESKIVALCDVDSRQLQKTSEELNKLTTDKPKLYRDYREMLAAEKPQIVIVATPDHWHPLAAIAAMQAGAHVYVEKPISHTINEGKAMVKAARQTGRICQVGMHRRVSPHNVSGMEFLRSGKAGKIGMARAFVHYAGGAGQPTPDSETPPEIDWNMWCGPAPLHAYNKAMHPRSWRNFLNYANGTLGDWGIHWMDQILWITEEKHPRKVYSTGGRAIKQDNSDAPDHQVATFEFENFTAVWEHRTFAGNNAEKTHPQQAVGVYFYGTEGTFHMGWLDGWTFYPADSKKPIIHQDAQLDKPDDQNIALLWANFLQCIKSNKLPVCDIEIGHRSTNMALLGMLSLKLGRSVEWDGSQIPNDPEANKLLSRAYRGEWQYPV, encoded by the coding sequence ATGAACCGCTCCGATTTCCTGAAAACGTCTGCTCTTGCCGGTGCTACCCTCATTACCGACCCTACCCAGGTACGGGCATTTATTACACGCCAGCCTGCCCAGAAATACCGTACGGCCCTAATTGGTGCCGGATGGTGGGGGAACAATATTCTGCGTTGTGCCGTACAGGCGGGCGAATCGAAAATAGTAGCTTTGTGTGACGTGGATAGCCGCCAGCTTCAGAAAACAAGCGAAGAGCTGAACAAACTCACCACCGATAAACCAAAGCTGTACCGTGATTACCGGGAAATGCTGGCCGCCGAAAAACCCCAGATAGTGATTGTAGCCACGCCCGACCACTGGCATCCACTGGCTGCTATTGCCGCCATGCAGGCAGGAGCGCATGTATATGTTGAAAAACCTATCAGCCATACCATTAACGAAGGCAAAGCGATGGTAAAAGCGGCCCGGCAAACGGGACGAATCTGTCAGGTTGGGATGCACCGCCGTGTATCGCCCCATAATGTATCGGGTATGGAGTTTCTGAGATCAGGGAAAGCAGGCAAAATTGGAATGGCACGGGCCTTTGTGCATTATGCAGGGGGGGCCGGACAACCTACGCCCGATAGCGAAACTCCGCCAGAAATTGACTGGAATATGTGGTGCGGCCCTGCCCCGCTTCATGCCTACAATAAAGCCATGCACCCCAGAAGCTGGCGTAATTTTTTGAATTATGCGAATGGAACCCTCGGCGACTGGGGTATCCACTGGATGGATCAGATTCTGTGGATAACTGAAGAAAAACATCCGCGTAAGGTATACTCTACCGGCGGACGAGCCATCAAACAGGACAATAGCGATGCGCCTGACCATCAGGTAGCTACGTTTGAATTTGAAAATTTCACGGCTGTTTGGGAACACCGGACTTTTGCCGGTAATAATGCGGAGAAAACGCATCCTCAACAGGCGGTAGGCGTCTATTTCTACGGAACGGAAGGTACTTTTCATATGGGCTGGCTCGATGGCTGGACTTTCTATCCGGCCGATTCGAAAAAGCCGATTATCCATCAGGACGCTCAACTGGATAAACCTGATGACCAGAACATCGCTTTGCTCTGGGCTAACTTCCTGCAATGCATCAAGTCCAACAAACTCCCCGTTTGCGACATCGAGATTGGTCATCGCTCTACGAATATGGCCCTGCTGGGAATGCTATCGTTAAAACTTGGCCGAAGCGTTGAATGGGATGGCAGCCAGATACCCAACGACCCCGAAGCCAACAAATTACTCAGCCGTGCTTATCGTGGCGAGTGGCAGTACCCGGTTTAG